One genomic region from Blastococcus sp. Marseille-P5729 encodes:
- a CDS encoding MFS transporter has protein sequence MTQPIVARPARTQPARGFWTYALVFGVVMVVASTPSPLYPLYRDRFGFSAAVLTIVFAIYVVAMLVTMLTAGSLSDHVGRRPVMLTGLALVAVATVVFAFAASTAWLLVARAVQGVGTGLVSVVASAGALDTNPPDKPGAAAIASNVVPSAGLAACGLVSGVFVEGLPCPLQLVWWVLFGALLVACLAVLRLPETSPMRPGALASLIPRVGIPEHLRSRFRVAIPCWAACWGTGGIYLSLGTSMVKQVLGIDNALVGGLAIAALWVPGITAPFIARSWTYLRMMTLGALLLGLGTVGMVLSFRASAPVPFFICTAAMGFGFGILQTSSYGTVAAHIRDDERSTVVSTFFTVNYIAFSAPSVVAGFLTARLGLQHASEIAAGWVVLLCATSLLGIYYRRPLITR, from the coding sequence ATGACACAGCCGATCGTGGCGCGCCCGGCGCGCACCCAGCCGGCCCGGGGGTTCTGGACCTACGCGCTGGTGTTTGGCGTCGTGATGGTCGTGGCGAGCACGCCCAGCCCGCTCTACCCGCTCTACCGCGATCGGTTCGGGTTCAGCGCCGCCGTCCTGACGATCGTGTTCGCGATCTACGTCGTCGCCATGCTGGTCACGATGCTCACCGCCGGGTCCCTGTCTGATCACGTCGGACGGCGGCCGGTGATGCTCACCGGACTCGCGCTGGTCGCGGTGGCCACCGTCGTCTTCGCCTTCGCCGCGTCCACCGCCTGGCTGCTGGTGGCGCGCGCGGTCCAAGGCGTGGGTACCGGCCTGGTCAGCGTCGTCGCCAGCGCAGGGGCGCTGGACACCAACCCACCGGACAAGCCCGGCGCAGCGGCGATCGCGAGCAATGTGGTGCCGTCCGCCGGACTCGCCGCCTGCGGTCTGGTCTCCGGGGTGTTCGTCGAAGGACTTCCCTGTCCGCTGCAGCTGGTCTGGTGGGTGCTGTTCGGTGCCCTTCTGGTCGCCTGTCTCGCCGTCCTGCGCCTCCCTGAGACCTCGCCGATGCGGCCTGGCGCACTCGCCTCGCTCATCCCGCGCGTCGGCATCCCGGAGCACCTGCGGTCGCGATTCCGCGTTGCGATTCCCTGCTGGGCCGCCTGCTGGGGCACCGGCGGCATCTACCTCTCGCTCGGCACGTCGATGGTCAAGCAGGTGCTAGGAATCGACAACGCGCTGGTCGGCGGGTTGGCGATCGCCGCGCTGTGGGTGCCGGGCATCACCGCGCCGTTTATCGCCCGCTCCTGGACCTACCTGCGGATGATGACGCTCGGCGCGCTGCTGCTCGGTCTGGGCACCGTCGGGATGGTGCTCTCCTTCCGTGCCTCGGCGCCGGTGCCGTTCTTCATCTGCACGGCGGCGATGGGCTTCGGGTTCGGCATTCTGCAGACCTCGTCGTACGGCACGGTCGCGGCGCACATCCGGGACGACGAGCGCAGCACGGTCGTATCCACCTTCTTCACCGTCAACTACATCGCCTTCAGCGCGCCGTCGGTGGTCGCCGGGTTCCTGACCGCCCGGCTCGGCCTGCAGCACGCCAGCGAGATCGCCGCGGGCTGGGTGGTGCTGCTGTGCGCCACCTCGCTGCTCGGCATCTACTACCGGCGGCCGCTGATCACCCGCTGA
- a CDS encoding sulfite exporter TauE/SafE family protein, whose translation MSTIAVIGLVLAGFGAGLIGSTAGLASLVSYPALLGFGLPPVIANVTNTTGITAFTIGSLASTRPELRGTWHRLWPRVGVFMAFGVAGAWLLVASPPGSFEAVVPWLIAGASVLLIFREQVQNWAMRRGRQLHSAGPAFWIMLAGIATYGGYFGAAAGVILLAWLMLTNEDSLAYSAAEKNVLLGASNFAATLGFVFISDIHWAAAACIAVGGIVGSYVGPKLLRRAPERPMRLVIGLLGIGLAITLFLESLA comes from the coding sequence ATGTCGACGATCGCGGTGATCGGACTCGTCCTCGCGGGGTTCGGTGCCGGCCTGATCGGATCGACCGCGGGGCTGGCCTCGCTCGTCAGCTACCCGGCGCTGCTGGGCTTCGGCCTGCCGCCCGTGATCGCCAATGTCACCAACACCACCGGGATCACTGCCTTCACCATCGGCTCGCTGGCCTCCACCCGCCCGGAGCTGCGCGGCACCTGGCACCGGCTCTGGCCCCGGGTAGGGGTGTTCATGGCCTTCGGCGTGGCCGGAGCGTGGCTGCTCGTCGCGAGCCCACCGGGCAGCTTCGAGGCGGTCGTCCCCTGGCTCATCGCGGGCGCCTCGGTGCTGCTGATCTTCCGGGAGCAGGTGCAGAACTGGGCCATGCGCCGAGGCAGGCAGCTGCACTCGGCCGGGCCGGCGTTCTGGATCATGCTGGCCGGCATTGCGACCTACGGGGGGTACTTCGGCGCTGCCGCCGGCGTCATCCTGCTGGCCTGGCTCATGCTCACCAATGAGGACTCCCTGGCCTACAGTGCCGCCGAGAAGAACGTCCTGCTGGGAGCGTCGAACTTCGCCGCGACCCTCGGGTTCGTCTTCATCAGCGACATTCACTGGGCAGCCGCGGCCTGCATCGCGGTCGGCGGGATCGTCGGCTCGTACGTCGGGCCGAAGCTGTTGCGCCGGGCGCCCGAGCGGCCGATGCGACTGGTGATCGGGCTGCTCGGAATCGGGCTGGCGATCACGCTGTTCCTGGAATCGTTGGCGTGA
- a CDS encoding osmoprotectant NAGGN system M42 family peptidase produces MHNDTTPQPTPSPLPLDRDWLVDVLLQLLQTPSPSGRTDTVMKMIGEIIDGFGVPFTITRRGALIANLPGESATVDRAVVVHADTIGCMVRELKPNGRLAVIPVGTFSPRFAAGARVRIFIDGSQRHLTGTILPLKASGHAFGDGVDDQPTDWDHVEVRVDQRVHDADGLRELGIQIGDMVALVASPELSDSGFVVSRHLDGKAGVAIALALAKSITDHQVVLPHRTSLMVTITEEVGHGASNGLPPDVAEMISIDNAVCAPGQHSIEHGVTIPMADMHGPFDFHLTQAVCARRGARHHVRAGHLPVLPLRHRRRDRGGCGNPGRPGRGRGRRQPWLGAHRGRVAGGGLRSGVAGGHHAADLRGLGRPADRLRGGLPGRGPAGRVGAVGTPQPRRVHRPGQRRAGFDVAAAESRLTLLWPPAVVADLVILSARVGRAGGWCQRRRRFEVAGSR; encoded by the coding sequence ATGCACAACGACACCACCCCGCAGCCCACGCCCAGCCCGCTCCCGCTCGACCGCGACTGGCTGGTCGACGTGCTGCTGCAGCTGCTGCAGACCCCGAGCCCTTCGGGCCGCACCGACACCGTGATGAAGATGATCGGCGAGATCATCGATGGGTTTGGAGTGCCGTTCACAATCACCCGGCGAGGCGCGTTGATCGCGAATCTTCCGGGTGAGTCGGCCACGGTCGACCGCGCGGTCGTGGTGCATGCCGACACGATCGGATGCATGGTTCGCGAGCTCAAGCCCAATGGCCGGCTGGCGGTCATCCCGGTTGGGACCTTCTCACCCCGGTTCGCAGCGGGCGCTCGTGTCCGGATCTTCATCGACGGCTCGCAGCGGCATCTGACCGGCACCATCCTGCCCCTGAAGGCGAGTGGGCACGCCTTCGGCGACGGGGTCGACGATCAGCCCACCGACTGGGATCACGTCGAGGTGCGCGTCGATCAGCGAGTGCACGACGCCGACGGGTTGCGCGAGCTCGGGATCCAGATCGGCGACATGGTCGCGTTGGTGGCCAGCCCCGAGCTGTCCGACTCCGGCTTCGTGGTCTCACGTCATCTCGACGGCAAGGCGGGTGTGGCGATCGCCTTGGCGCTGGCGAAGTCCATCACCGATCATCAGGTCGTGCTGCCGCACCGCACGAGCCTCATGGTGACGATCACCGAGGAGGTCGGGCACGGAGCGAGCAACGGACTGCCGCCGGACGTCGCCGAGATGATCTCGATCGACAACGCGGTGTGCGCCCCCGGCCAGCACTCGATCGAGCACGGCGTGACCATCCCCATGGCCGACATGCACGGCCCGTTCGACTTCCACCTCACGCAAGCTGTGTGCGCTCGCCGAGGAGCACGGCATCACGTACGTGCGGGACATCTTCCGGTACTACCGCTCCGACATCGCCGCCGCGATCGAGGCGGGTGCGGAAACCCCGGCCGCCCTGGGCGGGGTCGGGGGCGGCGGCAGCCATGGCTGGGGGCGCACCGAGGTCGCGTCGCTGGGGGCGGCCTACGATCTGGTGTCGCGGGGGGTCACCACGCCGCCGACCTTCGCGGACTGGGACGCCCGGCCGACCGGCTCCGTGGAGGACTTCCCGGCCGAGGACCAGCCGGCCGCGTCGGAGCAGTGGGTACCCCTCAACCGAGGCGAGTTCACCGACCCGGGCAGCGGCGAGCAGGGTTCGACGTGGCCGCCGCAGAAAGCCGACTGACCCTCCTGTGGCCCCCGGCGGTGGTGGCGGACCTTGTCATCCTGTCGGCCCGCGTCGGGCGAGCGGGTGGCTGGTGTCAGCGGCGACGTCGTTTCGAGGTGGCGGGTAGCAGGTAG
- the ngg gene encoding N-acetylglutaminylglutamine synthetase, with product MTDVTSSQHTGVVQELGWGRLVFGNTFPDQAQLGDLLREEATGRRDCCIYLPDAHVFVAEHPQELFIDPSLMYRLDLTGELPPEPTSSLIEIRPARDRRDLEAMNDTYHRCHMVEADVDVLADNLDHSDAVIYLIAVDVHTGDIVGTVTGVDHVALYDEPARGSSLWSLAVDPNATAPGIGGALVHRLLRELRERGIHHLDLSVMHDNRPAIRLYQGMGFVKTSELVVKRKNAINEKQFASRPPEDLEKLNPYARIIADEAMRRGARVTVLDPASGYLELEFGGRTVITRESLSQYTSAVAMSRCDDKRVSRRIAAEAGIRVPRARVATFDEGDHDFLAEVGTVVVKPVRGEQGAGITVRITTGTELDQALARAGGEGTEILIEEHVEGEDLRLVVIDGKVVAAAIRRPAEVVGTGEHTVRQLIEAQSRRRAAATGGESRIPLDDLTIATVREGGWSLDDVPPAGVRLLVRRTANLHTGGTIHDVTDKVSETLKEAGITAAAALGIPVVGIDLLVPDVTGDEYVFIEANERPGLANHEPQPVVQAFVDYLLPATSKRRRR from the coding sequence GTGACAGACGTGACGAGCAGCCAGCACACCGGGGTCGTCCAGGAGCTCGGCTGGGGCCGCCTGGTCTTCGGGAACACCTTTCCCGACCAGGCGCAGCTCGGCGACCTGCTACGCGAGGAGGCGACCGGCCGACGCGACTGCTGCATCTACCTCCCCGATGCGCACGTCTTCGTCGCGGAGCATCCGCAGGAACTCTTCATCGACCCGAGCCTGATGTACCGGCTCGATCTCACCGGTGAGCTGCCACCCGAGCCGACGAGCTCGCTGATCGAGATCCGCCCCGCGCGCGATCGTAGGGATCTCGAGGCGATGAACGACACCTACCACCGATGCCACATGGTCGAGGCGGACGTCGACGTGCTCGCCGACAACCTCGATCACTCCGATGCCGTCATCTACCTGATCGCGGTCGACGTCCACACCGGCGACATCGTCGGGACGGTGACCGGTGTCGACCACGTCGCGCTGTACGACGAGCCGGCCCGCGGCAGCAGCCTGTGGAGCCTGGCCGTCGATCCGAACGCGACCGCTCCGGGAATTGGCGGAGCCCTCGTGCACCGTCTGCTGCGGGAGCTGCGCGAGCGTGGCATCCATCATCTCGACCTATCGGTCATGCACGACAACCGCCCTGCCATTCGCCTGTATCAGGGCATGGGCTTCGTCAAGACCAGCGAGCTGGTCGTCAAACGCAAGAACGCGATCAACGAGAAGCAGTTCGCCAGCCGGCCGCCCGAGGACCTCGAGAAGCTCAACCCCTACGCGCGCATCATCGCCGACGAGGCGATGCGCCGCGGCGCGCGCGTCACCGTCCTCGACCCGGCCTCGGGATACCTGGAGCTGGAGTTCGGGGGCCGGACGGTGATCACCCGCGAATCCCTGTCTCAGTACACGTCGGCGGTCGCGATGAGCCGCTGCGACGATAAGCGGGTATCGCGCCGGATCGCCGCGGAGGCGGGGATCCGCGTGCCCCGGGCGCGGGTCGCGACCTTCGACGAGGGCGATCACGACTTCCTCGCCGAGGTCGGCACGGTCGTCGTGAAACCGGTGCGCGGTGAGCAGGGCGCCGGCATCACCGTGCGCATCACGACCGGAACCGAGCTCGACCAGGCGCTGGCTCGCGCCGGAGGCGAGGGTACCGAGATCCTGATCGAGGAGCACGTAGAAGGCGAGGACCTGCGGCTGGTGGTCATCGACGGCAAGGTCGTCGCGGCGGCGATCCGTCGTCCGGCCGAGGTGGTCGGAACCGGCGAGCACACGGTCCGCCAGCTCATCGAGGCACAGAGCCGGCGCCGGGCCGCCGCCACCGGCGGCGAGTCACGCATCCCGCTCGACGACCTCACAATCGCCACGGTGCGCGAGGGCGGCTGGAGCCTGGACGACGTCCCCCCTGCCGGCGTCCGTCTGCTGGTGCGGCGCACCGCCAACCTGCACACCGGCGGCACCATCCACGACGTCACCGACAAGGTGTCCGAGACGTTGAAGGAAGCCGGGATCACCGCGGCCGCGGCGCTCGGCATCCCCGTCGTCGGGATCGACCTGCTGGTTCCGGACGTCACCGGTGACGAGTATGTCTTCATCGAGGCCAACGAGCGTCCCGGGCTGGCCAACCACGAGCCGCAGCCGGTGGTGCAGGCCTTCGTCGACTACCTGCTACCCGCCACCTCGAAACGACGTCGCCGCTGA
- a CDS encoding N-acetylglutaminylglutamine amidotransferase — MCGLAGEIAFDRPADIDAVTAMVRRLEPRGPDGQGVWSHNAIALGHRRLSIIDLSESGTQPIHDAQLGLTIVFNGCIYNYQQLREELVGRGHQFASHSDTEVVLKGYREWGPAVVERLHGMFAFAIAERDTGRVVLGRDRLGIKPLYWGEVGGAIRFASTLPALLATRGIDTTIDREALHHYMSFHSVVPAPRTILRGVHRLPPATLMTIERDGSRRETTYWQPVFERTADRADWSEVEWQDAILDALRTAVKRRLVADVPVGCLLSGGLDSSLIVGLLAEAGQHGLKTFSIGFEAAGGEEGDEFKYSDIIARHFDTDHRQIRIDTARMLPALDGAIEAMSEPMVSHDAVAFYLLSEEVAKHVKVVQSGQGADEIFAGYHWYPPMAKAPDDDPEQALSRYRAAFFDRTHREMATILNPRWMAPQDVSEDYVRRHFSASGADTATDRALRLDTTVMLVDDPVKRVDNMTMSWGLEGRVPFLDHELVELAATCPPELKTASEGKGVLKEAARAVIPSDVIDRPKGYFPVPALKHLHGPYLDMVADALHSESARERGLFRPEAVRELLAAPNDRLTPLRGNQLWQIGLLELWLQRHVDGAVRSGR, encoded by the coding sequence ATGTGCGGCCTCGCCGGAGAGATAGCGTTCGACCGTCCAGCTGACATAGACGCCGTTACCGCGATGGTGCGTCGTCTCGAGCCCCGCGGACCTGACGGCCAGGGAGTCTGGTCGCACAACGCGATCGCTCTGGGGCATAGACGACTGTCGATCATCGACCTATCGGAGTCCGGCACCCAACCGATCCACGACGCCCAGCTCGGGCTGACGATCGTCTTCAACGGCTGCATCTACAACTACCAACAGCTGCGCGAGGAGCTCGTCGGGCGCGGCCACCAGTTCGCCTCCCACAGCGACACCGAGGTCGTCCTCAAGGGCTACCGCGAGTGGGGGCCGGCAGTCGTCGAGCGGCTGCACGGCATGTTCGCCTTCGCGATCGCCGAGCGGGATACCGGGCGGGTGGTGCTCGGGCGTGACCGGCTCGGGATCAAGCCGCTCTACTGGGGCGAGGTCGGCGGCGCGATCCGGTTCGCCAGCACCCTCCCCGCGCTGCTGGCCACCCGCGGCATCGACACCACGATCGATCGCGAGGCGTTGCACCACTACATGAGCTTCCACTCGGTGGTTCCCGCACCGAGGACCATCCTGCGCGGCGTGCATCGGCTCCCGCCTGCGACCCTGATGACCATCGAGCGGGATGGCTCTCGTCGCGAGACCACCTACTGGCAGCCGGTCTTCGAACGGACGGCCGACCGAGCCGACTGGTCCGAGGTCGAGTGGCAGGACGCGATCCTCGACGCGCTCCGGACGGCGGTGAAGCGCCGACTGGTCGCCGACGTCCCGGTCGGCTGCCTGCTCTCCGGCGGGCTGGACTCGAGCCTGATCGTCGGACTGCTCGCCGAGGCCGGGCAGCACGGCCTGAAGACCTTCTCGATCGGTTTCGAGGCAGCCGGCGGCGAGGAAGGCGACGAGTTCAAGTACAGCGACATCATCGCCAGGCACTTCGACACCGACCACCGGCAGATCCGCATCGACACCGCGCGCATGCTCCCGGCGCTCGACGGCGCGATCGAGGCCATGAGCGAGCCGATGGTCAGCCACGATGCCGTCGCCTTCTATCTGCTCAGCGAGGAGGTCGCCAAGCACGTCAAGGTCGTACAGTCCGGGCAGGGGGCCGACGAGATCTTCGCCGGTTATCACTGGTACCCGCCGATGGCGAAGGCGCCGGACGACGACCCGGAGCAGGCGCTGTCCCGGTATCGTGCCGCGTTCTTCGATCGCACCCACCGCGAGATGGCCACGATCCTCAACCCACGTTGGATGGCGCCGCAGGACGTCTCGGAGGACTACGTCCGCCGCCACTTCTCCGCGTCCGGTGCCGACACCGCCACCGACCGGGCGCTGCGACTCGACACCACCGTGATGCTCGTCGACGACCCGGTCAAGCGCGTGGACAACATGACCATGTCGTGGGGCCTGGAGGGCCGCGTGCCCTTCCTCGACCACGAGCTCGTAGAGCTGGCCGCGACCTGCCCGCCGGAGCTGAAGACGGCGTCCGAGGGCAAGGGGGTGCTCAAGGAAGCGGCGCGCGCGGTCATCCCCTCGGACGTGATCGACCGACCGAAGGGCTACTTCCCCGTGCCGGCGCTCAAGCACCTGCACGGCCCGTACCTCGACATGGTCGCGGACGCCCTGCACAGCGAGTCGGCGCGAGAGCGCGGGCTGTTCCGCCCCGAGGCGGTGCGTGAGCTGCTCGCCGCACCGAACGACCGGCTGACGCCGTTGCGCGGCAACCAGCTGTGGCAGATCGGGCTGCTCGAGCTGTGGCTGCAGCGACATGTCGACGGCGCCGTCCGGAGCGGCCGGTGA
- the hrpA gene encoding ATP-dependent RNA helicase HrpA, which yields MPRRRPRRTPPRLTPDQVEQRRAAVPPIRYPDQLPVSARKDEIAEAIREHQVVVIAGETGSGKTTQIPKICLEVGRGVHGQIGHTQPRRLAARTVAERIAEELEVDLGAEVGYAVRFTDKVSRDGYVKVMTDGILLAEIQRDRMLRRYDTIIIDEAHERSLNIDFLLGSLKTLLPKRPDLKLIITSATIDPEAFSRHFDDAPIIEVSGRTYPVEIRYRPLVDPDHPEQPERDLVQGVLDACAELSREAPGDVLVFLSGEREIRDVADALRDLDLPRTEILPLYARLSAADQHRVFSGHRGRRIVLATNVAETSLTVPGIKYVVDAGTARISRYSHATKVQRLPIERVSQASAQQRSGRCGRTSDGIAIRLYSEEDFDSRPEFTDPEITRTNLGSVILQMVAARLGDIETFPFVQPPDKRSISDGMALLQEIGAIERNGTGIALTRLGRQVAVLPIDPRLARMIVEAGRRDAALAVMIIAAALSIQDPRERPTDQEAQADQLHARFVDKTSDFLGILNLWRHLREQQKTLSSSAFRRLCKREYINYVRVREWQDLVAQLREMASTAGIHTSSARPSDDDVHKSVLTGLLSQVGLQDPRNKREYIGARGTRFAIFPGSALFKKSPAYVMAGELVETSRLWARDVARLDPAWVEEVAGDVLKRSYAEPHWERKRAAVVATERATLYGVPIVADRKVNYGRIDPTLSREIFIRQALVEGDWETRHHFFARNRELLAEVGELEDKARRRDILADDESLFAFYDARIPANVVSGRHFDKWWKHERHTNPTLLDFTADDVIREGVERPDEDSFPDVWRDGARPLELTYTFDPAALDASSSEQTDGISVDIPLVTLAQTSPEDFEWLVPGRREELVTALIKSLPKAIRRNVVPAPDRARAALQTIAPEKGALLPQLALELRRLTGAAVDERDFDWSKVPDHLRMTFRIVDERSEVVAVGKDLDELRERLAGAQRAQVATVARANERSGLTSWDVGTIDRVVALQTKHGLVDGYPALVAEAGSVALRVLHSPGAAEAAMRGAVAWLLVHELPSVSNQVMRALTPQQKVALTQAPHASPAALWDDVQTATALRAVDRGPLPWDLASYETLRDAARAAQVADTLEMLQRTAAVLEAKMAAERALDDVRHETFAVARADVVSQLKHLVPPGFIARHGAARLPDIERYLRGIAVRLERLRENRHRDRLAMLEVHDLVAEYDELAAAFPTGESLPRELGEIRWMIEELRLSLFAQVVKPRYSISASRIRKAMDRI from the coding sequence CTCGCACAGTGGCCGAACGCATCGCCGAGGAGCTGGAGGTCGACCTCGGTGCCGAGGTCGGCTACGCGGTCCGGTTCACCGACAAGGTCAGCCGCGACGGTTATGTCAAGGTGATGACCGACGGCATCCTGCTGGCGGAGATCCAGCGGGACCGGATGCTGCGTCGCTACGACACGATCATCATCGACGAGGCCCACGAGCGCAGCCTGAACATCGACTTCCTGCTCGGCTCCCTCAAGACGCTGCTGCCCAAGCGTCCCGACCTGAAGCTGATCATCACCTCCGCCACCATCGATCCCGAGGCGTTCAGCCGCCACTTCGACGACGCGCCGATCATCGAGGTATCCGGGCGCACCTATCCGGTCGAGATCCGCTACCGGCCCCTCGTCGACCCCGACCATCCGGAGCAGCCCGAACGGGACCTCGTGCAGGGAGTGCTGGACGCCTGCGCCGAGCTCTCCCGCGAGGCCCCCGGCGATGTGCTGGTGTTCCTCTCCGGGGAGCGCGAGATCCGGGACGTCGCCGACGCGCTCCGCGACCTCGATCTGCCACGAACCGAGATACTTCCCTTGTATGCCAGGCTTTCCGCGGCAGATCAGCATCGCGTATTCAGCGGTCACCGCGGCCGACGGATCGTGCTGGCTACCAACGTCGCCGAGACGTCGCTGACCGTCCCAGGCATCAAGTACGTCGTGGACGCCGGAACCGCCCGCATCTCCCGGTACTCCCACGCGACCAAGGTCCAGCGACTCCCGATCGAGCGGGTCTCGCAGGCCTCGGCCCAGCAGCGCAGCGGCCGATGCGGCCGGACGTCGGACGGCATCGCGATCCGCCTCTACAGCGAGGAGGACTTCGACTCGCGACCCGAGTTCACCGACCCCGAGATCACCCGCACCAACCTCGGATCAGTGATCCTGCAGATGGTGGCGGCCCGGCTCGGCGACATCGAGACCTTCCCCTTCGTCCAGCCACCGGACAAGCGCAGCATCTCCGACGGAATGGCGCTGCTGCAGGAGATCGGCGCGATCGAGCGCAACGGTACGGGCATCGCCCTGACCCGGCTCGGACGCCAGGTGGCGGTGCTCCCGATCGATCCGCGGCTGGCCCGCATGATCGTCGAGGCAGGACGGCGCGACGCCGCCCTCGCCGTCATGATCATCGCCGCCGCGCTGTCGATCCAAGATCCACGCGAGCGACCCACTGATCAGGAAGCCCAGGCCGATCAGCTGCACGCCCGTTTCGTCGACAAGACCTCGGACTTCCTCGGCATCCTCAACCTCTGGCGGCACCTACGAGAGCAGCAGAAGACGCTGTCGTCGTCCGCCTTCCGTCGCTTGTGCAAGCGCGAGTACATCAACTACGTCAGAGTCCGTGAGTGGCAGGACCTCGTCGCGCAGCTACGCGAGATGGCCTCCACAGCGGGAATCCACACCTCCTCGGCGCGCCCGAGCGATGATGACGTGCACAAGTCGGTGCTCACCGGACTGCTGTCTCAGGTTGGCCTCCAGGACCCGCGCAACAAGCGCGAGTACATCGGAGCGCGCGGCACCCGGTTCGCGATCTTCCCGGGCTCTGCGCTGTTCAAGAAGAGCCCGGCGTACGTGATGGCCGGGGAGCTGGTGGAGACATCGCGCCTGTGGGCCAGGGACGTCGCGCGGCTCGACCCGGCCTGGGTGGAGGAGGTCGCCGGCGACGTGCTCAAGCGCAGCTACGCCGAGCCGCACTGGGAGCGCAAGCGCGCGGCCGTGGTCGCCACCGAGCGCGCGACGCTGTACGGCGTGCCGATCGTGGCCGACCGCAAGGTCAACTACGGACGCATCGATCCGACGCTCTCGCGGGAGATCTTCATCCGGCAGGCGCTCGTCGAGGGTGACTGGGAGACCCGACACCACTTCTTCGCCCGCAACCGCGAGCTGCTCGCTGAGGTAGGCGAGCTGGAGGACAAGGCCCGTCGTCGCGACATCCTCGCGGACGACGAGTCCCTGTTCGCTTTCTACGACGCGCGGATCCCCGCCAACGTCGTCTCCGGGCGGCACTTCGACAAGTGGTGGAAGCACGAGCGGCACACGAACCCGACGCTGCTCGACTTCACCGCGGACGACGTCATCCGCGAGGGCGTCGAACGGCCCGACGAGGACTCCTTCCCCGACGTGTGGCGAGATGGCGCGCGTCCGCTAGAACTCACGTATACCTTCGATCCAGCAGCGCTAGATGCGTCGTCTTCGGAGCAGACCGACGGGATCAGCGTCGACATCCCGCTGGTCACGCTGGCGCAGACCTCGCCGGAGGACTTCGAGTGGCTCGTCCCAGGGCGCCGCGAGGAGCTGGTCACGGCGCTGATCAAGTCGCTGCCCAAGGCGATCCGGCGCAACGTCGTCCCGGCCCCCGACCGCGCTCGCGCCGCACTGCAGACCATCGCTCCGGAGAAGGGTGCGCTGCTCCCCCAGCTCGCACTCGAGCTACGGCGGCTCACCGGGGCGGCGGTCGACGAGCGGGACTTCGACTGGAGCAAGGTCCCTGACCACCTGCGGATGACCTTCCGGATCGTCGACGAACGATCCGAGGTCGTAGCAGTGGGCAAGGATCTCGACGAGCTCCGCGAACGGCTCGCCGGTGCCCAGCGGGCTCAGGTGGCCACCGTCGCACGGGCGAATGAACGCAGCGGATTGACCTCCTGGGACGTCGGCACCATCGACCGCGTGGTCGCCCTGCAGACCAAGCACGGCCTGGTGGACGGGTACCCCGCCCTGGTCGCTGAGGCCGGATCGGTTGCCTTGCGCGTACTACACTCCCCCGGCGCCGCCGAGGCCGCGATGCGCGGGGCCGTCGCCTGGCTACTCGTGCACGAGCTGCCGTCGGTGAGCAATCAGGTGATGCGGGCGCTCACCCCGCAGCAGAAGGTCGCGCTCACCCAGGCCCCGCACGCCAGCCCCGCCGCCCTGTGGGACGACGTGCAGACCGCAACGGCGCTGAGGGCCGTGGACCGCGGCCCACTCCCGTGGGACCTCGCCTCCTACGAAACGCTGCGGGACGCCGCACGGGCCGCGCAGGTGGCGGACACCCTCGAGATGCTTCAGCGCACCGCTGCGGTGCTCGAGGCGAAGATGGCCGCGGAGCGAGCACTCGACGACGTCCGGCATGAGACCTTCGCCGTCGCGCGAGCAGACGTCGTGAGCCAGCTGAAGCACCTGGTACCGCCCGGTTTCATCGCGCGGCATGGCGCCGCCCGCCTTCCCGACATCGAACGCTACCTAAGGGGCATCGCCGTCCGGCTCGAGCGACTGCGGGAGAACCGCCATCGGGACCGCCTGGCGATGCTCGAGGTGCACGACCTCGTCGCCGAGTACGACGAGCTGGCCGCGGCATTCCCCACCGGCGAGTCGCTTCCGCGCGAGCTGGGCGAGATCCGGTGGATGATCGAGGAGCTTCGCCTCTCACTGTTCGCGCAGGTCGTCAAGCCGCGCTACAGCATCTCCGCATCGCGCATCCGCAAGGCCATGGACCGGATCTGA